In Hyalangium gracile, the genomic window CTGCGCGACGGCGCCGCGCAAGCTCGGCGTCGAGGTGAAGAACTTCGACACCAGCGTCCGCCCGCAGGATGACTTCTACCAGTACGTCAACGGCACCTGGCTGAAGACCACGCAGATCCCCGCCGACAAGGCCCGCTACGGCACCTTCGTCGAGCTGCTGGACAAGAGCGAGGCCGCCCTCAAGGCCATCATCGAGGAGACCGCGGCGAACCCGAACGCCAAGGACGGCAGCGAGGCCCAGAAGATCCGCGATCTCTACCTCAGCTTCATGGACACCCAGCGCATCGACTCGCTGGGCGTGGAGCCGATCCGCGCGGAGCTCCAGCGCGTGGCCGCCCTCAAGAGCACCGAGGAGCTGCCCGAGCTGTTCGCGGAGCTCTACCTCGCCGGCGTGCAGACGCCCATGCTCGTGTTCGTGGGGCAGGACGCAAGGCAGACCACGCGCTACATCGTCTACGCCACCCAGAGCGGCCTGGGCCTGCCGGACCGGGACTACTACTCCAAGCAGGAGCCTCGCTTCGTCGAGGTGCGCGCGGCCTACCAGGCCTACATCGAGAAGCTGCTCACCCTGGGAGGCCAGCCGGACGCGGCCGCCGCGGCCCAGGCCATCGTCGCCCTGGAGGCGAAGCTGGCCGAGAAGAGCTGGGACCGAGCGCGCAGCCGCGACCGCGAGGCCACCTACAACCTCAAGACGGTGGCGGAGCTGGATCAGCTCACCCCGGGCTTCTCGTGGCCGCGCTACCTGAAGGCGCTGGGCGCGGAGAACACTCCGGGCGTCGTCGTCCGCCAGCCGGACTACTTCCAGGCCATGGCGGCCGTGCTGAAGGAGACGCCGCTGCCGGTGCTCCAGCAGTACCTCACCTACAAGGTGCTCGACGAGAACGCCGAGCTGCTCGGCAAGCCCTTCGAGGAGCTGCACTTCGACTTCCGCGGCCGCACGCTCCAGGGCCAGCAGGAGAACCGCCCCCGCTGGAAGCGCGGCGTCGCCATGGTGGAGGCCGCCCTGGGCGAGTCCGTGGGCAAGCTCTACGTGGAGCGCCACTTCAGCCCCGAGTCCAAGGAGCGGATGATCCAGCTGGTGAGCAACCTGCGCGAGGCCTTCAAGCAGGGCATCGAGCAGCTCGACTGGATGAGCCCCACCACCAAGGCCAAGGCCCAGGAGAAGCTGTCGAAGTTCGGCGTGAAGATCGGCTACCCGGACAAGTGGCGGGACTACTCGAAGCTGCAGGTCGTCGCCGGGGACATCGTCGGCAACATGAAGCGCGCCACCGCCTTCGAGGCCCGGCGCAACTTCGACAAGCTGGGCAAGCCCATCGACCGGACCGAGTGGGGCATGACGCCGCAGACGGTGAATGCCTACTACAGCTCGTCGATGAACGAGATCGTCTTCCCGGCAGCCATCCTCCAGCCGCCCTTCTTCGATCCGGCGGCGGATGACGCGACCAACTATGGCGCCATCGGCGGCGTCATCGGCCACGAGTTCAGCCACGGCTTCGACGATCAGGGCTCGCGCTCGGACGGAGACGGCAACCTGCGCAACTGGTGGACGGACGAGGACAAGAAGGCCTTCGAGCAGCGCACGGCCGTGCTCGTGGAGCAGTACGGCGCCTTCAAGCCCATCGACGCGATGGCGGTGAACGGCAAGCTGACGCTGGGCGAGAACATCGGCGACCTGAGCGGCCTGACGGTGGCCTACCGCGCCTACAAGCTGTCGCTGGATGGCAAGGACGCCCCCGTCATCGACGGCTTCACCGGGGACCAGCGCTTCTTCTTCGGCTGGGCGCAGATCTGGCGCACGCTTTTCCGCGACGACTTCCTGCGGCAGATGCTGCTGACGGACACGCACTCGCCGAGCCCGTACCGCGTCAACGGCGTGGTGCGGAACATGCCCGAGTTCCACCAGGCCTTCGGCGTGAAGGAGGGCGACGGCGCGTGGCTGCCGCCCGAGCAGCGCGTGAAGGTCTGGTAGCGCTCCGCGCCTCGCGTGGGTCCACCGCTCCTGGGTGGGCCCACTCGGCGGGCAGGCTCAGAAGTCCTGGATGCGGTCGGCCAGGTTCGAGTGCTCGACGAACTGGTTGACGTTGCCCTGGATGCCGGCGATGCGGCGGTTGCGCTCGATCTCCGCCGTGTCCACCACGTCCAGCTTGTTCCACTGGCGCAGCACCGACTCCTCCTCGGGGGCGATGCGCTTGTTGTACTCGGCCGAGAAGTAGAACATCGCCCGCGCCACGTTGCCCTTGTGCTCATCGGGCGGCTCGAAGACCTTGCGGCCCTGGGCGTCGGTGCCGAACTTCGCCCCGCTCGGGCTGCTCCACTGCACCTTGTCCACCTTGCCGAACGGGAAGCTGCCGCGCGTGCTGTTGGCCCGGCTGTCCGTGGGGTACAGGTGGTGCAGGTCGCTCTTGGCCGCGCCCGTGGCGCCCTTGGACTGCGGCCAGGTGTGTTCCACGTTCATGTCCGAGCTGTTGGGGATCTTCCCGCCGTTGATCTCCCGGTGCGTGTACACGTCGCGAACCTTGCCGTTGCGCACGTCCAGGTCGGTGAAGATGGCCTTGCGCGCCTCGTTGTAGCTGAGCACGTGCTTGCCGTCCGAGGAGGCCTGGATGGCCTTCAGCAGCGCCGTGTCCCGCAGGCCCTGGAACGGATCGTCCGTCTGCGGCGGCTCGGTCGGCGGCTCCTGCGTCTCGCCCGTGCCCGTCAGCTCCAGGTCCCACGCCTTGAGCGTGCCCACGTCCTGCTTCGCCGTGTCCTTCACGGTGAGCTTCCACTCGCCCTGGGTGGGCTCGCCCGCGAAGCCGCTCAGGTCGAACTTCGCCTTCAGGTTGTCCGCCGAGCCGCCCTCGCGGTCCGCCAGCGTGAGGCTCTTGCCCGAGGGGCTCGTCAGCGTCACCACCAGGTCGCCCCGGTAGGTGTGGGGGATGTCCACCGAGAGCGAGCCGCCCTTGAGCTTCAGCGCGTCGTTCACCCGCAGGGTGGACTCCACCTGGGAGCTGTCCGGGATGGCGAGGTTCGGAGTGGCTCCGGCGCGAACCGTCTGCTCCGTCTGCCCGGTGGCGCGCGTGGCCTTCGGGGCCGACGGCGCGAAGCTCGAGCCGAGCCGCGTCAGCGTGGACGCATCCGCGCGGGGCTGGCTCGCCGAGAACGACGAGCGGTCCGTCGAGCGGGCCGAGGCGGCGGTCGGGGTGGAACGAACGGCCTCCCTCGAGGACGGCGTCACGAGGGGGCGGGGCTGGGAGCGCTGGAGGCTGACGGAGTTCACAAATCAGTTATCGGGGTGGAACACCTACAGTTGCTTCCATCTCCCGACGTTTTTCGCAATTTCCCTTCCAGTGCTACTGGAGTGCGCCCCGAAGCCGGGGAGTGCACTCGTAACCGCTGGGAATTGCTCAGAAGGCCAGGCCTATGCCGGCATGCGGCAGGGCCGTCACGCCCTCGGCCCACATGAGGGCCATGCCCCCGGAGAGGAAGATGCCCACGCCCGGTGTGGACAGCTCCAGGGAGGCGCCCGCGCTGGCGCTGGGAAACGCCCAGTACGCCCGCTCGGGGCTGTCGTAGCGGGAGAAGCCCGCGGCGACGTCGAGGAAGAGGCGGTGGTTGGGCCCGGTGATGGTGGCCATGCGGAGCACCGCCTCGGCGGTTCCCAGCACGGGCCCCTCCTCGAAGCGGAGGTCCTTCACGACGAGCACGCTGCCGCCCAGCTCGATGCGAGGCGCCAGCACCACGGTGTAGCCCAGCTGCATCCCCAGGCCGCTCGAGGCGCCGTCCGTGGAGAGGATGCCTCCGCCGACCACGCCGATGCGGAACTTCTGGCAGATGCCGTAGTGGGTCCGGTAGCAGAGCGGATCCTCGGGGACGCTGCCTCCTCCTCCTCCTCGGGAGCGTCCCCGGCGCTGTGCGAAGGCGCTCTCGGGCAGGAGCACCATCAGCATCAGTCCCAGCCAGCACAGCGCCCAGAGGTTCGTGGAGCGAGCTTTCACCATGGGCGTAGTATTCCACAATGTCTGGGAGTTCCGCTTCCTCCCCCCTGCATGCCGCGGCGCGGCGAAAGGCTCACGTGAGCGCCAGCACGGGCGCCCGTACGGAAAGGGGCTCGCGATAGAGTGGATCCGGTGAGCGAGCGGACTCCGAGCCACAGGGGCGCTGCCGTGGGAGCGATCCTGGTGGCGCTGGGTGTCGCTGGGCTCTGGTTCCTTCTGGGGGATGCGCCGCGGGAATCGCTCCCGGCAAGAGGCGCGGGCACCCCGACCGTCGGGGCGACGCCCGGCCCCTCGAAGGCCCCGGCCTCCCGACAGAAGCCTCGTGCGGCGAAGCCAACGGCTCCCTCCGAAGCGCAGCCGGCGAGGCGCCCCGAGGGCGTGCTGGAGGTGGAGGTCCTCTCCGCGAACCAGCCGCTGCCCGGCGCCCAGGTCCAGCTTTACGAGCGCGAGCCGGCGGACCTCGCTTCCTTCCCGGCGCGGTGGACCGGCAAGCCAGGAGGCGAGACGGGCGCGGACGGGCGATGGGTGCTGCCCGTCGCTCCCGGGAGCTACTACGCGACGGCCCGCGCGCCAGGGCTCGCTCCCGCCTACGCCACCGTGGTGCATCCGCCGGGCTCGGCTCGGACGCGGGTGCGGCTGCTCCTGGAGGAGGGCGCGGAGCTGGTCGGCACCGTCCTGGCGAAGGGGACGGGCGAGCCCGTGTCGCTCGCGGAGATCATCCTCACACCTCCCGCGTTGCCGGCCAGCGGGAGAAACCGCCCGGATGCTCCCGAGGAGGAGAGCCTGGTGGCCACCAGCAGCGAGACGGGGGAGTTCCGGTTCTCAGGGCTGGCCATGGGCCGCTACCGCATCGAGGTGCGCGCGCCCGGCTACGTCACGGAGGTGCTGCCCTCGGCACCGGTTCCCTTTGGAGGCCGCATCACGCTGCTGATGTCCCTCGGGGGTGAGCTCGAGGGCACGGTGCTGCGCGCGGACGGACAGCCTGCCGTCGAGGCGGAAGTGCAGGCCGCCACCTTCGAGCAGGAGACGACGGTGCTCACCGACGACGAGGGACACTTCTCCTTCGAGCTGCCCCCGGGCTCCTACTCCCTGTCGGCGCGAAAGGGCCAGGAGTCGGGAGCACTGGATCAGGTGGTGAAGCTGGCCGTGGGACAGCGTGTCCAGGGCCTGCGCCTCCAGCTCGGCGCGGGAGCGTCTGTCTCCGGGAAGGTGATTCACAAGGATGGGACGCCGGTCCTG contains:
- a CDS encoding M13 family metallopeptidase; amino-acid sequence: MSLKSLARHFWAPGALSVLLLTGCATAPRKLGVEVKNFDTSVRPQDDFYQYVNGTWLKTTQIPADKARYGTFVELLDKSEAALKAIIEETAANPNAKDGSEAQKIRDLYLSFMDTQRIDSLGVEPIRAELQRVAALKSTEELPELFAELYLAGVQTPMLVFVGQDARQTTRYIVYATQSGLGLPDRDYYSKQEPRFVEVRAAYQAYIEKLLTLGGQPDAAAAAQAIVALEAKLAEKSWDRARSRDREATYNLKTVAELDQLTPGFSWPRYLKALGAENTPGVVVRQPDYFQAMAAVLKETPLPVLQQYLTYKVLDENAELLGKPFEELHFDFRGRTLQGQQENRPRWKRGVAMVEAALGESVGKLYVERHFSPESKERMIQLVSNLREAFKQGIEQLDWMSPTTKAKAQEKLSKFGVKIGYPDKWRDYSKLQVVAGDIVGNMKRATAFEARRNFDKLGKPIDRTEWGMTPQTVNAYYSSSMNEIVFPAAILQPPFFDPAADDATNYGAIGGVIGHEFSHGFDDQGSRSDGDGNLRNWWTDEDKKAFEQRTAVLVEQYGAFKPIDAMAVNGKLTLGENIGDLSGLTVAYRAYKLSLDGKDAPVIDGFTGDQRFFFGWAQIWRTLFRDDFLRQMLLTDTHSPSPYRVNGVVRNMPEFHQAFGVKEGDGAWLPPEQRVKVW
- a CDS encoding endonuclease, whose amino-acid sequence is MNSVSLQRSQPRPLVTPSSREAVRSTPTAASARSTDRSSFSASQPRADASTLTRLGSSFAPSAPKATRATGQTEQTVRAGATPNLAIPDSSQVESTLRVNDALKLKGGSLSVDIPHTYRGDLVVTLTSPSGKSLTLADREGGSADNLKAKFDLSGFAGEPTQGEWKLTVKDTAKQDVGTLKAWDLELTGTGETQEPPTEPPQTDDPFQGLRDTALLKAIQASSDGKHVLSYNEARKAIFTDLDVRNGKVRDVYTHREINGGKIPNSSDMNVEHTWPQSKGATGAAKSDLHHLYPTDSRANSTRGSFPFGKVDKVQWSSPSGAKFGTDAQGRKVFEPPDEHKGNVARAMFYFSAEYNKRIAPEEESVLRQWNKLDVVDTAEIERNRRIAGIQGNVNQFVEHSNLADRIQDF